Below is a window of Flavobacterium sp. N2820 DNA.
TGAAACTGATATTGAATGGTTTGGATTTGAAAATGGCGCCTTTAATTTCAATTTAACACTTAAAGAAAAGAAAATTCAATTTCAAGAATTTTCTAATTTTTCCTCAAAAAAAATAATTCCACTTTACGATTTGTATTGTAATTGGAAATTCCATTTGTCTTAGTGCGATAATTATTTTTTAAGATTTCAAACCCTTTGAAATCAATGATTTATTTGTATTAATTCAATTTCATTATAAAATGAAAACACAAAATGTTGGTTTTGATGAACACAAAGTGCTTCATCACTTAACCCATTATTTACCAGCACAAAATCCGTTGAAAGACTTTGTGCATCACAATACATTACACGCATTTCAACATAAAGAATTTCACGAAGCTTTAGCAAAAGCTAATGCAATTTTTGGTTATAAGACCTATCTTTCTTTGGTAGAGTTTAGAAATAGATTCGCTAAAAATGAGATTAAGGAAAACGTTTTAGACTATATTATTTCGAAAAATAAAGGAATTTATAATCTAGAATCTTGGAAGCATAAATTAGTACAGCAATCCTATGATGAATCCGTTCAATCAAGAATAGGAAATTTACGAGCCAATTGGAAAAAAGAATATGCTATAAATCTTGAAAAATCAACACACAGTTTGTTGTTTAGAGTTTTGTGTAGCTATCTAGACCAAGGAATTGCAATGTGGACTTTTCCAGAAGATGAAAACAGTTTTCTAAACTCAATAATTGCTTTAGAAAAAAATACAGCAACTGGAATTTTCACTTCAAAAAGAGTAAAAGAATTATTATACAATAAGGCTTCAATAACACAATTGTTAGAAATTGTTGTTGGAAAAGAAGAATTGTACGAGCATTATTTGTTTGATCAACAATTTTCGCATCCCGGATGGAGTGGCATGATTGCTACTATTGAATCCAATCCAAGTTCGCTTTTAGATAGCAAACCCATTACGTTTGAAGAATTAGTGCAATTTGAATTGCTATTAGAAATTGATGTTTTAGATAAAAAGTTCAATAGTAATTGGTCGCCATTAGGACTAAAAGTAAGAGCAGAAGAATATCATTTGTTTGATCCTATAAAATATAACGAATTATATGATGTTTTATCGCTTTGGCAACAAGCTTTTGAATTTAGCTTTTACGATGAAGTACTGTCTGGTGTAAAAGAAGTAAAAGAAATCAACGTCAAAGAAATTCCAAGTTTTCAAGGATTGTTTTGCATGGACGATAGAGAATGTTCGTTTAGAAGACACATAGAACATATCGACAAACAAGCAGTAACTTTTGGAACAGCTGCTTTTTTTAATTTTGAATTCTACTTTCAACCTGTTGGCGGAAAATTTCACACTAAATTATGTCCAGCGCCAGTAACGCCTAACTATTTAATCAAGGAAGAACACAGAAAGAAAAAACAAGCTAAAGATTTAGTATACCACAAGCAATCTCATTCGTTGTTATTTGGTTGGATAATTAGTCAAACTTTAGGATTTTCATCTGCATTTAAGTTGTTTTTGAATATTTTCAAACCTTCGATGTCACCTGCAACTACAGCTTCTTTTAAGCATTTGCATAAAAAATCAAAATTGATTATTGAAAACAATAACAATGAAAAAGTTGACGATTTGCAAGTTGGTTTTACCATTGAAGAGATGGCAAATAGGGTAGAAGGTCTACTAAAAAGCATTGGATTGGTAACTGATTTTGCTCCAATTGTTTATGTGGTAGGTCATGGAGCAACAAGTGTAAATAATACACATTATGCAGGTTATGATTGTGGCGCTTGTTGTGGAAGACCAAGTTCGGTAAACGCAAAAGTGGCATCTTATGCGGCTAATCATGCAGGTGTGAGAGCTGTTTTGAAAGAAAGAGGAATTAATATTCCAGCAGAAACGCAATTTTTACCAGCTTTACACGACACCACACGCGATGAAATTGCATTTTATGATGAAGATATTTTGAACGATATCAATAAAAAGTTACATCAAGAAAATAAATTCACCTTTGATAGAGCATTAGCAAATAATGCAAAAGAACGTTCCAGAAGATTTGATACGATTGATTCAACCGAAACAATTGAAACAATTCATGAAAACGTAAAAAAACGCGCTTTTTCTTTATTTGAACCTCGACCAGAATTAAATCATGCTACAAACGCCATGTGTGTTGTAGGAAGAAGAAGTTTGTCGAAACAATTATTTTTAGACAGACGTTCTTTTTTAAACTCTTATGATTATAAAATTGATGCTTCAGGTGACTATTTAGCAGTAATTCTTGGTCAAGTAGCACCAGTTGCAGGAGGAATTAATTTGGAATATTATTTTTCGAGAGTAGATAATCAAAAATTAGGTGCAGGTTCAAAGTTACCTCATAATGTGATGGGATTAATTGGTGTTGCCAACGGAATTGATGGCGATTTGCGTCCGGGTTTACCCAGTCAAATGATAGAAGTTCATGATCCAATTCGATTATTAGCGGTTGTTGAGCATTATCCAGAAGTAGTTAAAAATGCGATTTCTAAAAATCCAGCTACTTATGAATGGTATAAAAACGAGTGGTTACGATTAGCGGTTGTTCATCCAGAAACGAAACAGATTTTTGTTTTTGAACAAGAAGAATTTATCGAATATCATCCAATTCAAAAAGCTAGTCATATTGAAAATGAGTTAGCATTAGCTGAAAAAACAAAGGAAAATCTTCCGGTAGGAATTCTAACTAACGCATAATATCATGGAACAAATACTTCAATATTTTTTAGTAGTACCTTTTTTAGGGTTTATCGTTAGTATCTTTTTACCAGAAAAAAACGAAAAACTAATTTCGGGAATTGCTTTCGGAACGGTTTTTATTCAATTTTTAGGATTGGTATTGTTTATCGGTTTTTGGATTATTAATGGTTCAGAAGATTTGAATTTAAAAGAAATAACACTTTTAAAAACAGATCATTATGAGTTTTTTATAGATTTTTATTTTGATAAAATTGGTGCGGTTTATTTGTTTGTTGGGGCTTTATTAACCTCAATGATAACTACTTATAGTCGCTATTATTTGCACAGAGAAAAAGGATACAAACGTTTTTTTAATACCGTTTTGTTTTTCTTTTTTGGTTATAATTTGGCCATTTTAGCAGGTAATTTCGAAACCTTATTTATTGGTTGGGAAATCATCGGAATTTCATCATTTTTATTAATCGCATTTTATAGAGAACGTTATTTGCCAGTAAAAAATGCATTTAAAGTGTTTTCAATTTACAGAATTGGCGATGTTGGATTACTATTAACCATGTGGGCAAGTCATCATTTATTTCATGAAAATATTACATTCATGAAGTTGAATAATTATGAATTGGTTAACGAGCATTTACAAAGTCATTCATTTATTGGTGTTTTTATAGCACTATGTTTGGCTTGTGCTGCTGCGGCAAAATCGGCTCAAATCCCGTTCTCATCATGGTTGCCAAGAGCAATGGAAGGACCAACTCCATCAAGTGCAATTTTTTATGGTTCACTATCTGTGCATTTAGGGGTTTTTCTGATGTTACGAACCTATCCATTTTGGGAACATCAAACCACTATGCGAATTGCAATTGGGTTAATGGGATTTACAACCAGTATTGCAGCTTCATTAATGGCAAGAGTGCAATCCTCTGTAAAAAGTCAGGTAGCTTATAGTTCTATATCTCAAATTGGTATTATTTTCATCGAAATAGCATTAGGATTTGAAACGTTGGCTTTAATTCACTTTGCAGGAAATGCATTTTTAAGAACGTACCAACTGTTAGTTTCGCCATCTGTGGTGAGTTATTTGATTCGAGACCAATTTTACAATTTCCAGCCAAAAAATAAAAAAGCTAATTTCTTTTTCCCAAAACGAATTGAAAATACTTTGTATATTCTTGCTTTAAAGGAATTTAATTTGGAAGGCTTCTTAAATTTAGTGCTTTGGAAACCTTTAAAAACAATCGGAAAATTATTAGATTTTTTAAATATTAAAAGAGTGTATTACTTTTTTATTCCGCTTTTTGTGTTGGGCTTTTTAGCTTATAAATTCAAAGTAGATTTGCCACAACAACTTATTTCGGTTTTACCTGAAGTCTTTGCGTTTATTGGATTGGTATTTGTTTTTAAATCCTTTTCAGAACGAAAAAGCCCATTTTTAGCATGGATATTAATCGTGTTAAATCATTTTTGGATTGCTTTAGCCATTGTGTTCAACGACAAAGTTAGCGTAAGCGAAATTGCTTTTTATTTGGCAGGAATTATTCTTGCAGGAGGCATAGGTTATATTGCTTTGCTTCAACTGAAAAAAATAGAAATGCGGATTTTAATTAGTCAATATTTAGGACATGTTTACGAACATCCAAAATTTGCTTTCTTTTTCCTGTTGGCAACACTTGGAATTACTGGATTTCCAATCACTTCAACATTTATTGGCGAAGATTTGATTTTTAGTCACATCGGCAGTAATCAAGTTATTCTTGCCTTTTTCGTAGCATCAAGTTTTGTGGTTTCAGGTATTGCTGGAATCCGAATTTATGCACGTTTATTTCTTGGTCCTCATGTAAAAACATATCATGAGTCACCTTACAAATCATCATAAAATTACTTAAAAATGACTTCAAAAATTAAAAAATATATACCTGCTGATGGATTGGCGGGCTTAAAAGAGAATTTTAAATCGGATGCAATTTCTGGTTTTATCGTGTTTTTATTAGCCTTACCTTTAAGTTTAGGAATTGCAAAAGCTTCAGATTTTCCTCCAATTATGGGATTAATTACTGCTATAATTGGTGGTTTAGTCGTTTCGTTTTTTATGGGTTCTCGCTTGACGATTAAAGGAC
It encodes the following:
- a CDS encoding YbcC family protein yields the protein MKTQNVGFDEHKVLHHLTHYLPAQNPLKDFVHHNTLHAFQHKEFHEALAKANAIFGYKTYLSLVEFRNRFAKNEIKENVLDYIISKNKGIYNLESWKHKLVQQSYDESVQSRIGNLRANWKKEYAINLEKSTHSLLFRVLCSYLDQGIAMWTFPEDENSFLNSIIALEKNTATGIFTSKRVKELLYNKASITQLLEIVVGKEELYEHYLFDQQFSHPGWSGMIATIESNPSSLLDSKPITFEELVQFELLLEIDVLDKKFNSNWSPLGLKVRAEEYHLFDPIKYNELYDVLSLWQQAFEFSFYDEVLSGVKEVKEINVKEIPSFQGLFCMDDRECSFRRHIEHIDKQAVTFGTAAFFNFEFYFQPVGGKFHTKLCPAPVTPNYLIKEEHRKKKQAKDLVYHKQSHSLLFGWIISQTLGFSSAFKLFLNIFKPSMSPATTASFKHLHKKSKLIIENNNNEKVDDLQVGFTIEEMANRVEGLLKSIGLVTDFAPIVYVVGHGATSVNNTHYAGYDCGACCGRPSSVNAKVASYAANHAGVRAVLKERGINIPAETQFLPALHDTTRDEIAFYDEDILNDINKKLHQENKFTFDRALANNAKERSRRFDTIDSTETIETIHENVKKRAFSLFEPRPELNHATNAMCVVGRRSLSKQLFLDRRSFLNSYDYKIDASGDYLAVILGQVAPVAGGINLEYYFSRVDNQKLGAGSKLPHNVMGLIGVANGIDGDLRPGLPSQMIEVHDPIRLLAVVEHYPEVVKNAISKNPATYEWYKNEWLRLAVVHPETKQIFVFEQEEFIEYHPIQKASHIENELALAEKTKENLPVGILTNA
- a CDS encoding proton-conducting transporter membrane subunit, encoding MEQILQYFLVVPFLGFIVSIFLPEKNEKLISGIAFGTVFIQFLGLVLFIGFWIINGSEDLNLKEITLLKTDHYEFFIDFYFDKIGAVYLFVGALLTSMITTYSRYYLHREKGYKRFFNTVLFFFFGYNLAILAGNFETLFIGWEIIGISSFLLIAFYRERYLPVKNAFKVFSIYRIGDVGLLLTMWASHHLFHENITFMKLNNYELVNEHLQSHSFIGVFIALCLACAAAAKSAQIPFSSWLPRAMEGPTPSSAIFYGSLSVHLGVFLMLRTYPFWEHQTTMRIAIGLMGFTTSIAASLMARVQSSVKSQVAYSSISQIGIIFIEIALGFETLALIHFAGNAFLRTYQLLVSPSVVSYLIRDQFYNFQPKNKKANFFFPKRIENTLYILALKEFNLEGFLNLVLWKPLKTIGKLLDFLNIKRVYYFFIPLFVLGFLAYKFKVDLPQQLISVLPEVFAFIGLVFVFKSFSERKSPFLAWILIVLNHFWIALAIVFNDKVSVSEIAFYLAGIILAGGIGYIALLQLKKIEMRILISQYLGHVYEHPKFAFFFLLATLGITGFPITSTFIGEDLIFSHIGSNQVILAFFVASSFVVSGIAGIRIYARLFLGPHVKTYHESPYKSS